In the Camelus bactrianus isolate YW-2024 breed Bactrian camel chromosome 17, ASM4877302v1, whole genome shotgun sequence genome, one interval contains:
- the PCBP4 gene encoding poly(rC)-binding protein 4 isoform X1, which produces MSGSDAGLEEEPELSITLTLRMLMHGKEVGSIIGKKGETVKRIREQSSARITISEGSCPERITTITGSTAAVFHAVSMIAFKLDEDLCAAPANGGNVSRPPVTLRLVIPASQCGSLIGKAGTKIKEIRETTGAQVQVAGDLLPNSTERAVTVSGVPDAIILCVRQICAVILESPPKGATIPYHPSLSLGTVLLSTNQGFSVQGQYGAVTPAEVTKLQQLSGHAVPFASPSMVPAGLDPGTQTSSQEFLVPNDLIGCVIGRQGSKISEIRQMSGAHIKIGNQAEGAGERHVTITGSPVSIALAQYLITAWAAAGLGGLHCQDGSGQWEQESRAAEILPLLRPAEAQARGQAGPPAGGCLLTLPAQGDSSPRVPNAANAQTHGCTLCPAPVCGCSCSQSGNSFQPRVLGAAAAPV; this is translated from the exons ATGAGCGGCTCAGAtgcggggctggaggaggagccaGAGCTCAGCATCACCCTCACGCTGCGGATGCTGATGCACGGGAAG GAGGTGGGCAGCATAATCGGGAAG AAAGGAGAGACTGTAAAGCGAATCCGGGAACAG AGCAGCGCCCGGATCACCATCTCTGAAGGCTCTTGTCCCGAGcgcatcaccaccatcaccggGTCTACAGCAGCCGTGTTCCATGCAGTCTCCATGATCGCTTTCAAGCTGGATGAG GACCTTTGTGCTGCTCCGGCAAATGGGGGGAATGTCTCCAGGCCTCCAGTGACCCTACGCCTGGTCATCCCCGCAAGCCAGTGTGGCTCGCTTATTGGGAAGGCCGGCACTAAGATCAAGGAGATCCGAGAG ACTACAGGTGCCCAGGTGCAGGTGGCAGGTGACCTGCTCCCCAACTCCACTGAGCGTGCTGTCACCGTGTCCGGGGTGCCTGATGCCATCATCCTGTGTGTGCGCCAGATCTGTGCTGTTATCCTGGAG TCCCCACCCAAAGGAGCCACTATCCCATATCATCCAAGCCTCTCCTTAGGTACTGTCCTTCTCTCCACCAACCAG GGCTTCTCCGTCCAGGGTCAGTATGGGGCTGTAACCCCAGCTGAG GTCACCAAGCTCCAGCAGCTCTCAGGCCACGCAGTCCCCTTTGCCTCACCCAGCATGGTGCCAG CAGGACTGGATCCTGGCACCCAGACCAGCTCACAGGAGTTCTTGGTTCCCAATGAC CTGATCGGCTGCGTGATTGGGCGCCAGGGCAGCAAGATCAGTGAGATCCGGCAGATGTCAGGGGCACATATCAAGATCGGGAACCAAGCAGAGGGCGCTGGTGAGCGGCATGTGACCATCACTGGTTCCCCAGTCTCCATCGCCCTGGCCCAGTACCTCATCACTGCCTG ggcCGCCGCCGGGCTTGGCGGCCTACACTGCCAAGATGGCAGCGGCCAATGGGAGCAAGAAAGCCGAGCGGCAGAAATTCTCCCCCTACTGAGGCCAGCTGAGGCACAGGCGCGGGGGCAGGCTGGACCGCCGGCAGGGGGCTGCCTCCTCACCTTACCTGCCCAAGGAGACTCCAGTCCCAGGGTCCCAAACGCCGCTAATGCCCAGACGCATGGATGCACCCTCTGTCCTGCCCCGGTCTGTGGGTGTTCCTGCTCTCAAAGTGGGAACAGTTTCCAGCCCAGGGTTTTGGGAGCTGCGGCAGCCCCAGTGTAG
- the PCBP4 gene encoding poly(rC)-binding protein 4 isoform X2 produces the protein MSGSDAGLEEEPELSITLTLRMLMHGKEVGSIIGKKGETVKRIREQSSARITISEGSCPERITTITGSTAAVFHAVSMIAFKLDEDLCAAPANGGNVSRPPVTLRLVIPASQCGSLIGKAGTKIKEIRETTGAQVQVAGDLLPNSTERAVTVSGVPDAIILCVRQICAVILESPPKGATIPYHPSLSLGTVLLSTNQGFSVQGQYGAVTPAEVTKLQQLSGHAVPFASPSMVPGLDPGTQTSSQEFLVPNDLIGCVIGRQGSKISEIRQMSGAHIKIGNQAEGAGERHVTITGSPVSIALAQYLITAWAAAGLGGLHCQDGSGQWEQESRAAEILPLLRPAEAQARGQAGPPAGGCLLTLPAQGDSSPRVPNAANAQTHGCTLCPAPVCGCSCSQSGNSFQPRVLGAAAAPV, from the exons ATGAGCGGCTCAGAtgcggggctggaggaggagccaGAGCTCAGCATCACCCTCACGCTGCGGATGCTGATGCACGGGAAG GAGGTGGGCAGCATAATCGGGAAG AAAGGAGAGACTGTAAAGCGAATCCGGGAACAG AGCAGCGCCCGGATCACCATCTCTGAAGGCTCTTGTCCCGAGcgcatcaccaccatcaccggGTCTACAGCAGCCGTGTTCCATGCAGTCTCCATGATCGCTTTCAAGCTGGATGAG GACCTTTGTGCTGCTCCGGCAAATGGGGGGAATGTCTCCAGGCCTCCAGTGACCCTACGCCTGGTCATCCCCGCAAGCCAGTGTGGCTCGCTTATTGGGAAGGCCGGCACTAAGATCAAGGAGATCCGAGAG ACTACAGGTGCCCAGGTGCAGGTGGCAGGTGACCTGCTCCCCAACTCCACTGAGCGTGCTGTCACCGTGTCCGGGGTGCCTGATGCCATCATCCTGTGTGTGCGCCAGATCTGTGCTGTTATCCTGGAG TCCCCACCCAAAGGAGCCACTATCCCATATCATCCAAGCCTCTCCTTAGGTACTGTCCTTCTCTCCACCAACCAG GGCTTCTCCGTCCAGGGTCAGTATGGGGCTGTAACCCCAGCTGAG GTCACCAAGCTCCAGCAGCTCTCAGGCCACGCAGTCCCCTTTGCCTCACCCAGCATGGTGCCAG GACTGGATCCTGGCACCCAGACCAGCTCACAGGAGTTCTTGGTTCCCAATGAC CTGATCGGCTGCGTGATTGGGCGCCAGGGCAGCAAGATCAGTGAGATCCGGCAGATGTCAGGGGCACATATCAAGATCGGGAACCAAGCAGAGGGCGCTGGTGAGCGGCATGTGACCATCACTGGTTCCCCAGTCTCCATCGCCCTGGCCCAGTACCTCATCACTGCCTG ggcCGCCGCCGGGCTTGGCGGCCTACACTGCCAAGATGGCAGCGGCCAATGGGAGCAAGAAAGCCGAGCGGCAGAAATTCTCCCCCTACTGAGGCCAGCTGAGGCACAGGCGCGGGGGCAGGCTGGACCGCCGGCAGGGGGCTGCCTCCTCACCTTACCTGCCCAAGGAGACTCCAGTCCCAGGGTCCCAAACGCCGCTAATGCCCAGACGCATGGATGCACCCTCTGTCCTGCCCCGGTCTGTGGGTGTTCCTGCTCTCAAAGTGGGAACAGTTTCCAGCCCAGGGTTTTGGGAGCTGCGGCAGCCCCAGTGTAG
- the PCBP4 gene encoding poly(rC)-binding protein 4 isoform X3, whose product MSGSDAGLEEEPELSITLTLRMLMHGKEVGSIIGKKGETVKRIREQSSARITISEGSCPERITTITGSTAAVFHAVSMIAFKLDEDLCAAPANGGNVSRPPVTLRLVIPASQCGSLIGKAGTKIKEIRETTGAQVQVAGDLLPNSTERAVTVSGVPDAIILCVRQICAVILESPPKGATIPYHPSLSLGTVLLSTNQGFSVQGQYGAVTPAEVTKLQQLSGHAVPFASPSMVPGLDPGTQTSSQEFLVPNDLIGCVIGRQGSKISEIRQMSGAHIKIGNQAEGAGERHVTITGSPVSIALAQYLITACLETAKSTSGGTPGSAPTDLPAPFSPPLTALPTAPPGLLGTPYAISLSNFIGLKPVPFLALPPASPGPPPGLAAYTAKMAAANGSKKAERQKFSPY is encoded by the exons ATGAGCGGCTCAGAtgcggggctggaggaggagccaGAGCTCAGCATCACCCTCACGCTGCGGATGCTGATGCACGGGAAG GAGGTGGGCAGCATAATCGGGAAG AAAGGAGAGACTGTAAAGCGAATCCGGGAACAG AGCAGCGCCCGGATCACCATCTCTGAAGGCTCTTGTCCCGAGcgcatcaccaccatcaccggGTCTACAGCAGCCGTGTTCCATGCAGTCTCCATGATCGCTTTCAAGCTGGATGAG GACCTTTGTGCTGCTCCGGCAAATGGGGGGAATGTCTCCAGGCCTCCAGTGACCCTACGCCTGGTCATCCCCGCAAGCCAGTGTGGCTCGCTTATTGGGAAGGCCGGCACTAAGATCAAGGAGATCCGAGAG ACTACAGGTGCCCAGGTGCAGGTGGCAGGTGACCTGCTCCCCAACTCCACTGAGCGTGCTGTCACCGTGTCCGGGGTGCCTGATGCCATCATCCTGTGTGTGCGCCAGATCTGTGCTGTTATCCTGGAG TCCCCACCCAAAGGAGCCACTATCCCATATCATCCAAGCCTCTCCTTAGGTACTGTCCTTCTCTCCACCAACCAG GGCTTCTCCGTCCAGGGTCAGTATGGGGCTGTAACCCCAGCTGAG GTCACCAAGCTCCAGCAGCTCTCAGGCCACGCAGTCCCCTTTGCCTCACCCAGCATGGTGCCAG GACTGGATCCTGGCACCCAGACCAGCTCACAGGAGTTCTTGGTTCCCAATGAC CTGATCGGCTGCGTGATTGGGCGCCAGGGCAGCAAGATCAGTGAGATCCGGCAGATGTCAGGGGCACATATCAAGATCGGGAACCAAGCAGAGGGCGCTGGTGAGCGGCATGTGACCATCACTGGTTCCCCAGTCTCCATCGCCCTGGCCCAGTACCTCATCACTGCCTG TCTAGAAACGGCCAAGTCTACCTCTGGGGGGACACCTGGCTCGGCCCCCACAGACCTGCCTGCCCCCTTCTCGCCACCCCTGACGGCCCTGCCCACAGCTCCCCCAGGCCTGCTGGGCACGCCCTATGCCATCTCCCTCTCCAACTTCATCGGCCTCAAGCCTGTACCCTTCCTGGCTCTtccacctgcctccccagggcCGCCGCCGGGCTTGGCGGCCTACACTGCCAAGATGGCAGCGGCCAATGGGAGCAAGAAAGCCGAGCGGCAGAAATTCTCCCCCTACTGA
- the GPR62 gene encoding G-protein coupled receptor 62 has translation MANTTELNAPEVAASIGLILAAVVEAAALLGNSALLVVVLRTPGLRDALYLVHLCIVDLLAAASIMPLGLLAAPPPGLGRVRLGPAPCCAARFLSAALLPACTLGVAALGLARYRLIVHPLRPGARPPPTLVLTAVWAAAALLGALSLLGPPPAPPPAPARCSVLAGGLGPFRPLWALLAFALPALLLLGAYGSIFLVARRAALRPPRPARGSRPRSDSLDSRLSILPPLRPRLRGVKAALAPALAVGQFAACWLPYGCACLAPAAQAAAAEAAVTWVAYSAFAAHPFLYGLLQRPVRRTLGRLARRALPRPPRACTSRAWHLRALLQHLQGPPEGPVLGSSEAPEQTQVLAGGESLSMPEAT, from the coding sequence ATGGCCAACACCACAGAGCTGAACGCCCCAGAAGTCGCAGCCTCAATAGGGTTGATCCTGGCGGCTGTCGTGGAGGCGGCAGCACTTCTGGGCAACAGCGCACTTTTGGTCGTGGTGCTGCGCACGCCGGGACTGCGCGACGCGCTCTACCTGGTGCACCTGTGTATCGTGGACCTGCTGGCGGCCGCCTCCATCATGCCGCTGGGCCTGCTGGCAGCACCACCGCCGGGGCTGGGCCGCGTGCGCCTGGGCCCCGCTCCCTGCTGCGCCGCGCGCTTCCTCTCGGCGGCGCTGCTGCCCGCCTGCACGCTCGGTGTGGCCGCGCTCGGCCTGGCGCGCTACCGCCTCATAGTGCACCCACTACGGCCCGGCGCGCGGCCTCCGCCCACCCTCGTACTCACCGCCGTGTGGGCCGCGGCGGCGCTGCTGGGCGCGCTCTCCCTGCTTGGGCCGCCGCCCGCACCGCCCCCGGCCCCGGCTCGCTGCTCGGTCCTGGCCGGGGGCCTCGGGCCCTTCCGGCCGCTCTGGGCGCTACTGGCCTTCGCGCTGCCCGCCCTCCTGCTGCTCGGCGCCTACGGCAGCATCTTTCTCGTGGCGCGCCGCGCTGCCCTGAGGCCCCCACGGCCCGCGCGCGGGTCCCGGCCGCGCTCCGACTCTCTGGATAGCCGCCTCTCCATCTTGCCGCCCCTCCGACCTCGCCTGCGCGGGGTCAAAGCAGCCCTGGCCCCAGCACTGGCTGTGGGCCAGTTCGCAGCCTGCTGGTTGCCTTACGGCTGTGCGTGCCTGGCGCCCGCTGCGCAGGCCGCAGCGGCCGAGGCGGCCGTCACCTGGGTAGCCTACTCGGCCTTCGCCGCTCACCCCTTCCTGTATGGCCTGCTGCAGCGCCCCGTGCGCCGAACGCTGGGCCGCCTCGCCCGCCGAGCGCTGCCCCGGCCTCCGCGGGCCTGCACTTCGCGGGCCTGGCACCTTCGCGCACTCCTGCAGCACCTCCAGGGACCTCCAGAGGGCCCTGTTCTAGGCTCTTCTGAGGCACCAGAACAAACCCAGGTTTTGGCAGGAGGAGAGAGCCTGAGCATGCCAGAGGCCACCTGA
- the PARP3 gene encoding LOW QUALITY PROTEIN: protein mono-ADP-ribosyltransferase PARP3 (The sequence of the model RefSeq protein was modified relative to this genomic sequence to represent the inferred CDS: inserted 1 base in 1 codon; deleted 1 base in 1 codon; substituted 3 bases at 3 genomic stop codons) has translation MGWDPGWHPKLFSLLGKVSAPLGPRLQRDRSGLRSAGPQSHCPLSSIPEVTQPSSYARSKGEGVGGAQKWEGGRFSFHFPFYLRIHRRAREGAEPPLLDQSGQTGQGSCDWRKGRIWVAESWVWSEAGREEMQAGGGSGRSPKGKPSVGQVGAMPATWGAKAREAQGPPLCPRIAMAPKCKPQVQHEGLEKKRQPGTEEEDNFHSTAEALRAAPTEKHVVRVDPLCPLSSNPGTQVSCNYDCILNQTNITSNNKFYIIQLLEEGDHFVCWNRWGRVGEVGQSKLSPFVSLEDXKKDFEKKFRNKTENIWAERDHFVAHPSKYTLIEVQREDEAQEAMVKVDGGSMRTVVXRVRPCSLDPATQKLITNIFSKDVFKNAMALMNLDVKKMPLGKLSKQQIAXGFEAPEALEVTLKAPTDGGCSLEELSSHFYTVIPHNFSHNRPPPTNSPELLQAKKDMLLVRVLAKTLKAAPEETKQVEEVPHPLDQYYQLLKCQLQLLDPEAPEYQMPHRGTGLAVMHTYLEQTGNNYRCSALQHIWKVNREGAGNQFQAHSKLGNQKLLWHGTNMAAVAAILTSGLRIMPHSGGRVGKGIYFAPENSKSASCVTGMSCGAHHIDYMFLGEVALGTEYHFTDDKPSLKQPPACFNSVITXGHTEPDPTQDTELELDGQQVAVPQGQPVPCPEFSSSSFSQSEYLIYQESQCHLRYLQEVRF, from the exons ATGGGCTGGGACCCTGGCTGGCACCCAAAACTCTTCAGCCTGCTGGGAAAAGTTTCTGCACCACTGGGTCCCAGACTCCAGAGGGACAGATCTGGCCTCAGGAGTGCTGGGCCTCAGAGCCACTGCCCACTCTCCTCCATACCTGAGGTGACTCAGCCCAGCAGCTATGCCAGGTCCAAGGGGGAGGGGGTCGGGGGAGCCcagaagtgggagggagggagattttcctttcactttcccttCTACCTTAGGATACACAGGAGAGCTAGAGAGGGTGCAGAGCCCCCACTCCTTGACCAGAGTGGACAGACCGGACAGGGGTCCTGTGACTGGAGAAAAGGGCGTATCTGGGTTGCAGAGAGCTGGGTTTGGtcagaggctgggagggaggagatgCAGGCAGGGGGAGGCAGTGGGAGGTCACCAAAGGGCAAACCCAGTGTGGGACAAGTTGGTGCTATGCCAGCCACGTGGGGTGCAAAGGCCAGGGAGGCCCAAGGGCCCCCTCTGTGCCCCAGAATAGCCATGGCCCCAAAGTGCAAGCCCCAAGTGCAGCATGAGGGCCTTGAGAAGAAGAGGCAGCCAGGTACAGAAGAAGAGGACAATTTCCACTCCACTGCCGAGGCCCTGAGGGCCGCACCCACAGAGAAGCATGTAGTCCGAGTGGACCCCCTGTGCCCGCTCAGCAGCAACCCCGGGACCCAGGTAAGCTGTA ACTACGACTGCATCCTGAACCAGACCAACATCACGAGCAACAACAAGTTCTACATCATCCAACTGCTGGAGGAGGGCGACCACTTCGTCTGCTGGAACCGCTGGGGCCGTGTG GGAGAGGTGGGCCAGTCAAAGCTCAGCCCCTTCGTGTCACTGGAGG AAAAGAAAGACTTTGAAAAGAAATTTCGGAACAAGACCGAGAACATTTGGGCAGAGCGGGACCACTTTGTGGCCCACCCCAGCAAGTACACACTTATCGAAGTACAGAGAGAAGATGAGGCCCAGGAAGCCATGGTGAAG GTAGACGGAGGCTCCATGAGGACTGTGGTTTAACGGGTGCGGCCCTGCTCCCTGGACCCAGCCACACAGAAGCTCATCACCAACATCTTCAGCAAGGACGTGTTCAAGAATGCCATGGCCCTCATGAAcctgg ATGTGAAGAAGATGCCCCTGGGGAAGTTGAGCAAGCAGCAGATTGCCTGAGGCTTTGAGGCCCCGGAGGCACTGGAGGTGACTCTGAAAGCCCCCACAGATGGTGGCTGCAGCCTGGAGGAGCTGTCCTCCCACTTCTACACTGTCATTCCCCACAACTTCAGCCACAACCGG CCCCCCCCCACCAACTCCCCGGAGCTTCTGCAGGCCAAGAAGGACATGCTGCTGGTGAGG GTGCTGGCCAAGACTCTGAAGGCAGCCCCAGAGGAGACAAAGCAGGTGGAGGAGGTGCCACACCCACTGGACCAATATTATCAGCTCCTCAAATGCCAGCTCCAGCTGCTGGACCCAGAGGCGCCGGAGTACCAGATGCCCCACAGAGGAACGGGGCTCGCA GTGATGCATACCTATTTAGAACAGACTGGCAACAACTACAGGTGTTCTGCTCTCCAACACATTTGGAAAGTGAACCGAGAAGGGGCG gGCAATCAGTTCCAGGCTCACTCCAAGCTGGGTAATCAGAAGCTACTGTGGCATGGCACCAACATGGCTGCGGTGGCCGCCATCCTCACCAGCGGGCTCCGCATCATGCCACATTCTGGTGGCCGTGTTGGCAAGGGCATCTACTTCGCCCCAGAGAACAGCAAGTCAGCTAGCTGTG TTACTGGTATGTCCTGCGGGGCCCATCACATTGACTACATGTTCCTGGGTGAGGTGGCACTGGGCACAGAGTACCACTTCACCGACGACAAGCCCAGCTTGAAACAGCCACCCGCTTGCTTCAACAGTGTCATCACCTGAGGCCACACAGAGCCTG ACCCAACCCAGGACACCGAGCTGGAGCTGGATGGACAGCAAGTGGCAGTGCCCCAAGGCCAACCCGTGCCCTGCCCAGAATTCAGCAGCTCCAGTTTCTCCCAGAGCGAGTATCTCATCTACCAGGAGAGCCAGTGCCACCTGCGCTACCTGCAGGAAGTTCGCTTCTGA
- the RRP9 gene encoding U3 small nucleolar RNA-interacting protein 2, with the protein MSATAAARKRGKPASGAGAGAGAGASKRRRKGDSAGDKSKSKGGSKMNEEISSDSETESLAPRRTEEEEEEELEETAQEKKLRLAKLYLEQLRQQEEEKAEAREFEEDQVAGRLKEDVLEQRGRLQKSVAKEVQAPAPADIRILRGHQLSITCLVITPDDLAIFSAAKDCTIIKWSVESGRKLHVIPRAKKGADGKPSSHSSHILCMAISSDGKYLASGDRSKLILIWDAQSCQHLYTFTGHRDAVSGLAFRRGTHQLYSTSHDRSVKVWNVAENSYVETLFGHQDAVAALDALSRECCVTAGGRDGTVRVWKIPEESQLVFYGHQGSIDSIQLINEEHMVSGADDGSVALWGLSKKRPLALQREAHGLRGEPGLEQPFWVSSVAALLNTDLVATGSHNNSVRLWRCGEGFRQLDLLCDIPLVGFINSLKFSSAGDFLVAGVGQEHRLGRWWRIKEARNSVCIIPLRRAPRPPTAGS; encoded by the exons ATGTCTGCGACAGCGGCAGCTCGAAAGCGGGGAAAGCCAGCctccggggccggggccggggccggcgcAGGGGCCAGCAAGCGGCGGCGAAAG GGCGATTCTGCCGGGGACAAGAGCAAGTCCAAGGGTGGCAGCAAGATGAATGAAGAGATCTCCAGCGACTCGGAAACTGAGAG cctggctcccaggaggactgaggaggaggaggaagaggagctggaggagactGCACAGGAGAAGAAGCTGCGCTTGGCCAAGCTCTACCTTGAGCAGCTCAGGCAGCAAG aggaggagaaggctgAAGCCCGTGAATTTGAGGAGGACCAGGTGGCGGGGAGGCTGAAGGAGGATGTG CTTGAGCAGAGGGGCAGGCTGCAGAAGTCGGTGGCAAAAGAG GttcaggccccagccccagccgacATTCGAATCTTACGGGGCCACCAGCTGTCCATCACATGTTTGGTTATCACCCCAGATGACCTGGCCATCTTTTCTGCCGCCAAAGACTGCACCATTATTAAGT GGAGCGTGGAGAGTGGCCGGAAGCTTCACGTGATCCCTCGGGCCAAGAAGGGTGCCGACGGAAAGCCCTCCAGCCACAGCAGCCACATCCTCTGCATGGCCATCTCCTCCGACGGCAAGTACCTG GCCTCAGGTGACCGCAGCAAGCTCATTCTCATTTGGGACGCCCAGAGCTGCCAGCACCTGTACACCTTCACCGGACACCGGGATGCCGTTTCG GGGCTGGCGTTCCGCAGAGGAACCCACCAGCTCTACAGCACATCCCACGATCGCTCTGTGAAGGTGTGGAACGTGGCGGAGAACTCCTACGTGGAGACGCT TTTTGGGCACCAGGATGCAGTGGCTGCACTGGACGCCCTGAGCAGGGAGTGCTGCGTGACTGCCGGGGGGCGAGATGGGACCGTGCGTGTGTGGAAGATCCCCGAGGAGTCCCAGCTGGTCTTCTATGGCCACCA gggctCCATCGACAGTATCCAGCTCATCAACGAAGAGCACATGGTGTCGGGTGCAGACGATGG CTCTGTGGCCTTGTGGGGCCTCTCCAAGAAGCGGCCACTTGCCCTGCAGCGTGAGGCCCATGGGCTACGGGGGGAGCCAGGCTTGGAGCAGCCCTTCTGGGTGTCATCGGTGGCAGCCCTGCTCAACACAGATCTCGTGGCCACAG gctcTCATAACAACTCTGTGCGGCTCTGGCGGTGCGGAGAGGGCTTCCGGCAGCTTGACCTTCTCTGCGACATTCCCCTG GTGGGCTTTATCAATAGCCTCAAGTTCTCCAGCGCTGGGGACTTCctggtggctggggtggggcaggagcacAG GCTTGGCCGGTGGTGGCGGATCAAAGAGGCTCGGAACTCTGTCTGTATCATCCCTCTCCGCAgggcccccaggccccccacTGCTGGCTCCTGA